A single genomic interval of Rhododendron vialii isolate Sample 1 chromosome 3a, ASM3025357v1 harbors:
- the LOC131319948 gene encoding cellulose synthase-like protein D3, with the protein MASKSFKASRLSLSTTNSDVQDSPRGRPPLPPTVTFARRSSSGQYSAYSRDDFDSEPEGSGYTNYTVHLPPTPDNQPMDAISQKVEEQYVSNSLFTGGFNSVTRAHLMDKVIESETNHPQMAGSKGSSCAIPGCDAKVMSDERGVDILPCECDFKICRDCYLDAVKAGDGICPGCKDPYKALDLDEVVENRQPLSLPPPPAEMSRMQRRLSLMKSTKSVLVRSQTADFDQNRWLFETNGTYGYGNAIWPKGEGLETGKDDDVVEPLELMNKPWRPLTRKLKIPAAIISPYRLLAFVRLVVLGLFLAWRVNHPNEDAVWLWGMSVVCELWFAFSWILDQLPKLCPVNRATDLNVLKEKFEMPSLNNPTGKSDLPGIDIFVSTADPEKEPPLVTANTILSILATDYPVEKLACYVSDDGGALLTFEAMAEAASFANLWVPFCRKHDIEPRNPESYFNLKKDPYKNKVKSDFVKDRRRLKREYDEFKVRINGLPDSIRRRSDAFHAREEVKVLKLQKQKRDDEPVESVKIPKATWMADGAHWPGTWMSSSAEHSKGDHAGIIQMMLKPPSDDPLLGTADDARLINLSEIDIRLPMLVYVSREKRPGYDHNKKAGAMNALVRASAIMSNGPFILNLDCDHYIYNSQALREGMCFMMDRGGDRICYVQFPQRFEGIDPSDRYANHNTVFFDGNMRALDGLQGPVYVGTGCLFRRIALYGFDPPRSKEHQPGCCGCCFPGNKKHAKAPEENRALRMGDSDDEEMNLSLAPKKFGNSTFLIDSIPVAEFQGRPLADHPAVKNGRPPGALTIPREILDASTVAEAIGVISCWYEEKTEWGNRLGWIYGSVTEDVVTGYRMHNRGWKSVYCVTKRDAFRGTAPINLTDRLHQVLRWATGSVEIFFSRNNALLASSRMKFLQRVAYLNVGIYPFTSIFLIVYCFLPALSLFSGQFIVQTLSVTFLVYLLTITVTLCLLAVLEIKWSGVELEEWWRNEQFWLIGGTSAHLAAVLQGLLKVVAGIEISFTLTSKSSGDDENDEYADLYIVKWTSLMIPPLTIMMLNLIAIAVGVSRTIYSTTPEWSKLLGGVFFSFWVLAHMYPFAKGLMGRRGKTPTIVFVWSGLIAIIISLLWVAINPPQGSTQIGGSFQFP; encoded by the exons ATGGCATCGAAATCCTTCAAGGCAAGCCGATTGTCTCTATCGACGACGAATTCGGATGTGCAGGATTCGCCACGTGGGAGGCCTCCCCTGCCCCCAACCGTGACATTTGCTCGCagaagctcatcgggacaaTATTCTGCATATTCAAGGGATGACTTTGATAGTGAACCTGAGGGCAGTGGTTATACGAACTACACTGTACACTTACCGCCAACACCTGACAACCAGCCGATGGATGCAATATCACAGAAGGTCGAAGAGCAATACGTGTCGAATTCACTTTTCACTGGTGGGTTCAACAGTGTTACGCGAGCTCATCTCATGGACAAGGTGATCGAATCAGAAACGAATCACCCCCAAATGGCTGGTTCAAAAGGATCTTCGTGTGCAATTCCTGGTTGTGATGCTAAGGTGATGAGTGACGAAAGGGGCGTGGATATTCTCCCCTGTGAATGCGACTTCAAGATTTGTAGGGATTGTTATTTGGATGCTGTTAAAGCTGGAGATGGCATTTGCCCGGGATGTAAAGATCCATATAAGGCCTTGGATTTGGATGAAGTGGTGGAAAACAGGCAGCCTCTTTCGCTTCCTCCACCACCAGCTGAGATGTCAAGGATGCAGAGAAGATTGTCTCTGATGAAATCAACCAAATCAGTGCTGGTGAGAAGCCAGACTGCAGATTTTGATCAGAACCGGTGGCTCTTTGAAACTAATGGTACCTATGGGTATGGTAATGCTATATGGCCTAAGGGGGAAGGATTAGAGACTGGAAAAGATGATGACGTAGTTGAGCCTCTAGAATTAATGAACAAACCATGGAGGCCACTAACGCGAAAATTGAAGATTCCAGCTGCCATTATCAGCCCATATCG GCTTCTGGCATTTGTACGACTTGTTGTTCTCGGGCTTTTCTTAGCTTGGAGGGTCAACCACCCGAACGAAGATGCAGTCTGGCTTTGGGGAATGTCCGTAGTTTGCGAACTATGGTTTGCCTTCTCCTGGATTCTTGACCAACTTCCCAAGCTCTGCCCTGTCAATCGTGCTACAGATCTTAATGTCTTGAAAGAGAAGTTTGAAATGCCTAGCCTCAACAACCCCACTGGAAAATCTGATCTTCCAGGCATAGATATCTTTGTCTCTACTGCAGACCCAGAGAAAGAACCCCCACTTGTCACAGCAAATACTATCTTGTCTATTCTAGCTACTGATTATCCAGTTGAAAAGCTTGCTTGCTATGTTTCAGACGATGGAGGTGCGCTTTTAACCTTCGAGGCCATGGCAGAAGCAGCAAGCTTTGCAAATCTATGGGTACCATTTTGCCGTAAACATGACATTGAGCCCAGGAATCCAGAATCTTATTTCAATTTGAAGAAGGACCCTTATAAGAATAAGGTGAAGTCAGATTTTGTCAAGGATCGTAGACGATTGAAACGCGAATATGATGAGTTTAAGGTCCGGATCAACGGTCTTCCTGACTCAATCCGCCGTCGTTCGGATGCCTTTCATGCTCGAGAGGAGGTAAAGGTTTTGAAGCTACAGAAACAGAAGAGAGACGATGAACCTGTGGAGAGTGTGAAGATCCCTAAAGCCACTTGGATGGCTGATGGCGCCCATTGGCCGGGCACTTGGATGAGCTCTTCAGCAGAGCACTCCAAAGGTGATCATGCTGGGATAATACAG ATGATGTTGAAACCACCTAGCGATGATCCACTGCTGGGCACAGCTGATGATGCCAGGTTAATTAACCTGAGTGAGATTGATATCCGTCTCCCGATGCTTGTTTATGTTTCCCGTGAGAAGCGACCTGGCTATGACCACAACAAGAAAGCAGGAGCCATGAACGCCCTGGTTCGAGCCTCCGCAATCATGTCTAATGGGCCATTTATCCTCAACCTTGACTGTGACCACTACATCTACAACTCCCAAGCTCTGAGGGAAGGTATGTGTTTCATGATGGATAGAGGCGGGGACCGCATTTGCTATGTCCAGTTCCCTCAGAGATTCGAGGGTATTGACCCTAGTGATCGTTACGCCAATCACAACACTGTCTTCTTTGATGGAAACATGCGGGCCCTTGATGGGCTCCAGGGTCCAGTCTATGTTGGAACCGGATGCCTCTTTCGAAGGATTGCCCTCTACGGATTTGATCCACCTAGATCAAAAGAACACCAACCTGGTTGCTGCGGCTGCTGCTTCCCTGGGAATaaaaagcatgccaaagctccAGAAGAGAACCGAGCACTTAGAATGGGTGATTCCGACGATGAAGAGATGAACCTCTCTTTGGCTCCTAAAAAATTTGGGAACTCAACTTTCCTCATTGATTCCATCCCTGTGGCAGAATTCCAAGGCCGTCCCTTAGCAGACCATCCAGCTGTAAAGAATGGGCGGCCACCAGGTGCTCTCACAATTCCTAGAGAGATTCTCGATGCATCAACTGTAGCAGAGGCAATCGGCGTCATCTCCTGCTGGTACGAGGAGAAGACTGAGTGGGGAAATCGCCTTGGATGGATTTATGGGTCTGTTACTGAAGATGTGGTCACTGGGTATAGGATGCACAATAGAGGATGGAAATCAGTTTACTGTGTGACTAAGCGGGACGCCTTCCGGGGGACTGCCCCAATAAATCTCACGGATCGGCTCCATCAGGTCCTCCGCTGGGCCACTGGTTCAGTCGAAATATTCTTCTCCCGCAACAATGCCCTCTTGGCGAGCTCAAGAATGAAATTTTTACAGAGGGTTGCGTATCTCAATGTTGGAATATACCCCTTTACTTCCATCTTCCTAATTGTCTATTGCTTTCTCCCTGCGTTATCTCTCTTCTCTGGTCAGTTCATTGTCCAAACCCTAAGTGTGACTTTCCTTGTCTACCTCCTTACCATCACTGTCACGCTCTGTTTGCTTGCGGTACTTGAAATCAAGTGGTCCGGTGTTGAGCTAGAAGAGTGGTGGAGAAATGAACAGTTTTGGTTGATTGGAGGAACCAGTGCCCACCTGGCTGCAGTGCTTCAGGGTCTACTGAAAGTCGTCGCTGGTATTGAAATTTCTTTCACTTTGACTTCAAAATCATCCGGTGATGATGAGAATGATGAATATGCTGATCTTTATATCGTCAAATGGACATCCCTTATGATTCCGCCACTCACAATTATGATGTTGAATTTGATTGCGATAGCTGTTGGGGTTAGTCGGACGATTTATAGCACGACTCCTGAGTGGAGCAAGTTGCTGGGTGGTGTTTTCTTTAGCTTTTGGGTTTTGGCACATATGTACCCGTTCGCTAAAGGGCTTATGGGAAGAAGAGGAAAGACGCCTacaattgtttttgtttggtcgGGACTTATTGCGATCATCATATCCCTCCTCTGGGTGGCCATCAATCCTCCGCAAGGCAGTACCCAAATTGGAGGCTCATTTCAGTTTCCCTGA